One genomic segment of Hydrocarboniclastica marina includes these proteins:
- the arsH gene encoding arsenical resistance protein ArsH, whose translation MNNHDLPNIDPTHFQIPSVETVFRASPAAHRPRILLLYGSLRPRSFSRLVTEEAARLLEAMGAETRIFDPRGLPLPDAEDASHPKVQALRELAEWSEGIVWCSPERHGAMTGVMKTQIDWIPLSIGGMRPTQGKTLAVMQVCGGSQSFNAVNQLRVLGRWMRMVTIPNQSSVPKAFTEFDDNDRMLASPFYNRIVDVMEELVKFTLLIRDRNDYLTDRYSERVESAEDVSKRVNQRSM comes from the coding sequence ATGAACAATCACGACTTACCCAACATCGATCCAACCCACTTCCAGATTCCTTCTGTCGAAACAGTTTTCCGCGCCTCACCGGCAGCACACCGCCCCCGCATTCTGCTGCTCTATGGCTCACTGAGACCGCGCTCTTTCAGTCGACTGGTAACAGAGGAGGCTGCACGATTACTCGAAGCCATGGGTGCGGAAACCCGCATCTTCGATCCGCGTGGGTTACCCTTACCCGATGCAGAGGACGCCTCTCACCCCAAAGTGCAGGCGCTGCGGGAACTGGCTGAGTGGTCGGAGGGCATAGTCTGGTGCTCGCCGGAACGGCACGGGGCGATGACTGGCGTCATGAAGACCCAGATCGACTGGATCCCACTGTCCATAGGCGGCATGCGGCCGACCCAGGGAAAAACGCTCGCGGTGATGCAGGTCTGCGGCGGCTCCCAGTCATTCAACGCCGTGAATCAGCTTCGGGTGCTCGGCCGCTGGATGCGGATGGTGACCATACCCAACCAGTCGTCGGTGCCGAAGGCGTTTACCGAGTTCGATGACAACGACCGTATGCTGGCGTCGCCTTTTTATAACCGTATCGTCGACGTGATGGAGGAGCTGGTGAAGTTCACGTTGCTGATACGGGACCGCAACGACTATCTGACCGATCGTTACTCCGAGCGGGTGGAAAGCGCAGAAGACGTGTCAAAGCGGGTTAACCAACGATCCATGTGA
- the arsB gene encoding ACR3 family arsenite efflux transporter, translating into MDLFGKYLSVWVALAIVAGVTLGQLAPSVPEALSRFEYAQVSIPIAILIWAMIFPMMAQIDFSAVVNVRKEPKGLAITTIVNWLIKPFTMFAIAWFFLMVVFEPLIPPALASEYLAGAILLGAAPCTAMVFVWSYLTRGDAAYTLVQVSLNDLIMLFAFAPIVVFLLGVSDIPVPWDTVFLSVVLYIVIPLTAGYTTRRVLIALRGESWFEEVFLKRLGPVTPAALIITLVLLFAFQGEVILENPLHIALIAVPLIIQTLLIFFIAYGWARLWKVRHCIAAPGAMIGASNFFELAVAAAIALFGLQSGAALATVVGVLVEVPLMLMLVRIANRTRDRFPS; encoded by the coding sequence ATGGATCTGTTCGGAAAATACCTGTCAGTGTGGGTAGCGCTGGCCATCGTCGCCGGGGTAACGCTGGGCCAACTGGCGCCGTCAGTGCCCGAAGCCCTTTCGCGCTTCGAATACGCTCAGGTTTCCATCCCCATCGCCATTCTGATCTGGGCCATGATCTTCCCGATGATGGCCCAGATCGACTTTAGCGCCGTGGTAAACGTGAGAAAAGAGCCGAAAGGTTTGGCCATCACCACGATCGTCAACTGGCTCATCAAACCCTTCACCATGTTTGCCATCGCCTGGTTTTTCCTGATGGTGGTGTTCGAGCCGCTGATTCCCCCCGCGCTGGCGAGCGAATACCTGGCCGGCGCCATTCTCCTCGGCGCTGCGCCCTGCACTGCGATGGTATTTGTCTGGAGCTATCTGACCCGAGGGGACGCCGCCTATACCCTTGTCCAGGTTTCGCTGAACGACCTCATTATGCTTTTTGCGTTCGCGCCGATCGTGGTGTTCCTGCTGGGCGTATCTGATATCCCCGTCCCCTGGGATACGGTGTTCCTGTCTGTCGTGCTTTACATTGTCATTCCGCTGACTGCCGGGTACACCACGCGCCGCGTGCTGATCGCCCTCCGCGGTGAATCCTGGTTTGAAGAGGTATTCCTGAAAAGGCTGGGACCGGTCACACCGGCCGCACTGATTATCACCCTGGTGCTCTTATTCGCTTTTCAGGGCGAGGTGATCCTGGAAAACCCGCTGCACATTGCCCTGATTGCCGTTCCACTCATTATTCAGACCCTGCTGATTTTCTTTATCGCCTATGGCTGGGCCAGGTTGTGGAAAGTGCGCCATTGCATCGCCGCGCCCGGCGCCATGATAGGGGCAAGCAATTTCTTCGAGCTGGCCGTGGCTGCCGCTATTGCGCTGTTTGGCCTGCAATCCGGCGCAGCCCTGGCGACGGTGGTGGGTGTGCTGGTGGAAGTACCGCTGATGCTGATGCTGGTGCGCATTGCCAACCGGACGCGGGATCGTTTTCCAAGTTGA
- a CDS encoding TetR/AcrR family transcriptional regulator, producing the protein MAKGKKKEISGTRLELTLAAEKVFALNGIAGATHRQIREAAGQKNESVINYHFGSTDAIIESILQLRTTPINKMRQGMLAQARAESTSQLVSTEQVMRSLLMPLAHYVLDSNEPGYYLRFLVQLRTDRTAWRKFSGSYDRGLVECLSALRDAKPYLPIGIVNQRYMHALTVHLVGLAAIEQIKCEKGPGFRLAEGWVRVEDLITTTTALCDAPLSHTTVDAIHRLAERCPAPAYGSFGRKRKVPEVPQ; encoded by the coding sequence ATGGCCAAAGGTAAGAAGAAAGAGATCAGTGGCACCCGGCTTGAGCTGACGCTGGCGGCGGAAAAGGTCTTTGCCCTTAATGGTATAGCGGGAGCCACGCATCGGCAGATACGCGAAGCCGCCGGGCAGAAGAACGAGTCGGTTATCAATTACCACTTCGGTTCCACCGACGCGATCATCGAATCCATACTGCAGTTGCGTACTACGCCCATCAATAAGATGCGCCAAGGCATGCTGGCCCAGGCCCGCGCAGAAAGCACCAGCCAACTGGTGTCAACGGAACAGGTTATGCGCAGCTTATTGATGCCGCTGGCGCATTACGTACTCGACAGCAATGAGCCCGGCTATTACCTGCGTTTTCTGGTGCAACTGCGTACAGACCGAACGGCGTGGCGCAAATTCAGCGGGAGCTACGACAGAGGACTGGTTGAATGCCTGAGCGCGCTTCGCGATGCCAAACCTTATTTGCCCATCGGCATCGTCAATCAGCGCTACATGCACGCGCTTACCGTACATCTTGTCGGGCTGGCCGCGATAGAGCAGATAAAGTGCGAGAAAGGGCCCGGGTTCCGGTTGGCAGAAGGCTGGGTTCGTGTTGAAGACCTCATCACGACCACAACCGCCCTATGCGATGCACCACTCTCCCATACTACCGTTGATGCCATCCATCGGTTGGCAGAGCGTTGTCCCGCCCCGGCTTATGGGAGCTTTGGGCGGAAACGCAAGGTCCCCGAAGTGCCTCAGTAG
- a CDS encoding methylamine utilization protein, giving the protein MYRSLCAYTLALLAVPALAQTALPQSLPVQFVDARTGAALEGVVVTSASAPAAGVGEAEMSQKNRQFVPHTLVVAKGSNVDFPNLDNTQHHVYSFSKAKPFNIELYAGKPESPVLFDKAGIVELGCNIHDQMKGFVLVTDNHQWQLSDAQGQVNLDESWLEAGVLDVWHPRLKDNTRTLTLQAAAISGPVKLALMPEPEAPAPLSNLQKRFQNIR; this is encoded by the coding sequence ATGTATCGATCACTGTGTGCCTACACTCTAGCTCTGTTGGCGGTGCCAGCCCTGGCACAGACGGCCTTGCCACAGTCACTGCCAGTTCAGTTCGTCGACGCGCGCACCGGTGCCGCTCTCGAGGGCGTCGTGGTGACGTCAGCTTCAGCGCCTGCAGCGGGCGTGGGCGAGGCTGAGATGAGCCAGAAGAACCGACAGTTCGTGCCCCATACGCTGGTCGTGGCGAAGGGATCCAATGTCGACTTCCCTAACCTCGACAATACCCAACACCACGTTTACTCCTTCTCGAAAGCCAAACCCTTCAATATCGAACTTTACGCGGGCAAGCCCGAATCACCCGTACTCTTCGACAAGGCGGGCATCGTTGAGCTGGGTTGCAACATTCATGACCAGATGAAAGGTTTTGTGCTTGTCACGGACAACCACCAGTGGCAGCTGAGCGATGCCCAGGGCCAAGTGAACCTGGACGAGAGCTGGCTCGAAGCCGGCGTGCTGGACGTCTGGCACCCACGTCTGAAAGACAATACCCGTACATTAACCTTGCAGGCGGCCGCAATATCAGGGCCGGTTAAGCTGGCACTGATGCCGGAGCCCGAGGCCCCCGCCCCGCTGAGTAACCTGCAGAAACGGTTCCAGAATATCAGATGA
- a CDS encoding putative bifunctional diguanylate cyclase/phosphodiesterase: protein MMRLSNLGFRGRLLLAMLGLVLLSSISIAGLVMVYLFEDEQNRAREQLNVAQAISGEVMERRTDLLLNGLSIVADDFGFKSAVATGDAATIRSMLDNHVKRAGADLAVLTTFEGSVIASSDASYSSDAKTPFPDLLESALEQGAASDILMWQNQGYQMLVVPVRGPGLRAWLFAGFSLGQDLADAIASLAGTDVLFQHFSNATSSKLLASTLPGVWADANLLTKLGTLGNINRLHESADYFIRAVELGGTDPTGTIRVLLLSSRDAAWQNYYERILEVLMLVAVVVTIAVVLVLATARALGRPVLDLAQYAKTIGDGNTFDPSGIRVAGELGTLRDALVGMRDKILNREHRIQYNATHDDSTGLPNRGAMNARLESALEEGRPGWLIGFSILDFADINDTLGLDFGDLVLTATGLRLRGSIDPASPLGRTSGNEFLAILPASDEANVRAEAERLRDVVESSQTIGDTPIAIKCSVAVLKIPEEAGDIDQVRRRLNLTLAQARRTSGRIAFYQSGKDETRLRELQLIRDLKIGLDQGQLHMNYQPKVNLQTAEAVQVEALVRWIHPTLGFISPEEFILLAERSGQITQLTRYILHRIGQDSRLWLGDYPELGIAINLSAIDLVYPRLLDDIRSAFADWPGRMDQLTFEVTESAIMEDPEKARATLDRLRDLGAGLSVDDFGTGYSSLAQLRMLPVQELKIDKSFVLKLDSEPKDQLIVRSTIEMAHGLGLTVVAEGIENQDSWSLLQAWGCDKAQGYFMARPLPAEKLGEWVEEFKLKRDELQTAPA, encoded by the coding sequence ATGATGCGTCTTTCGAACCTGGGTTTCCGCGGCCGCCTCCTGTTAGCCATGCTTGGGCTGGTGCTGCTATCGAGCATCAGCATCGCGGGCCTCGTCATGGTCTATCTGTTCGAAGACGAACAGAACCGTGCCCGAGAGCAGTTGAACGTCGCTCAGGCGATCAGCGGTGAGGTTATGGAGCGCCGTACCGATCTTTTGCTCAATGGTTTGAGCATCGTTGCTGATGACTTCGGCTTCAAGTCCGCCGTGGCCACGGGCGACGCCGCGACCATTCGCAGCATGCTGGATAACCACGTCAAGCGGGCCGGGGCCGATCTGGCCGTGCTGACCACTTTTGAAGGCAGCGTCATCGCATCCAGCGACGCCAGCTACAGCAGCGACGCGAAAACTCCTTTCCCGGACCTCCTCGAAAGCGCGCTTGAACAGGGCGCGGCGAGCGACATCCTCATGTGGCAGAACCAGGGCTATCAGATGCTGGTGGTGCCGGTGCGCGGCCCGGGGCTCAGGGCCTGGCTTTTTGCCGGGTTCTCCCTGGGCCAGGACCTGGCCGACGCCATTGCCAGCCTCGCCGGCACCGATGTGCTTTTCCAGCACTTCAGTAACGCCACCAGCAGTAAACTGCTGGCCTCGACGTTGCCGGGCGTATGGGCCGATGCCAATCTTCTGACCAAGCTCGGCACGCTCGGCAATATCAACCGCCTGCATGAAAGCGCGGACTACTTCATTCGTGCCGTTGAGCTGGGCGGCACTGACCCCACCGGCACCATCCGGGTGCTCCTGCTGAGCAGTCGGGATGCCGCGTGGCAGAACTACTATGAGCGCATCCTCGAAGTGCTCATGCTCGTCGCTGTTGTGGTCACCATTGCCGTGGTGCTGGTGCTGGCCACGGCCCGGGCGCTCGGCCGGCCCGTTCTGGATCTGGCCCAGTATGCAAAAACCATCGGTGACGGCAACACCTTCGACCCCTCCGGCATTCGTGTCGCGGGCGAACTTGGAACTCTCCGTGACGCCCTGGTGGGCATGCGTGACAAGATCCTCAACCGCGAGCATCGCATCCAGTACAACGCGACCCACGACGATTCGACCGGGCTCCCTAACCGCGGCGCCATGAACGCGCGCCTCGAAAGCGCACTGGAAGAAGGCAGGCCGGGCTGGCTGATCGGCTTTTCCATTCTGGATTTCGCTGATATCAATGACACGCTGGGGCTGGATTTCGGCGATCTCGTACTGACCGCGACGGGCCTTAGGCTGAGGGGCAGTATTGATCCGGCGAGCCCTCTCGGGCGCACCAGCGGCAATGAATTCCTTGCGATTCTCCCGGCGTCGGACGAGGCAAATGTCAGAGCCGAGGCCGAGCGGCTGCGCGACGTGGTCGAAAGCTCCCAGACGATCGGTGATACGCCGATCGCCATCAAATGCAGCGTGGCGGTGCTCAAGATCCCCGAGGAAGCCGGCGATATCGACCAGGTCCGCCGACGCCTCAACCTGACCCTGGCGCAGGCGCGCCGCACGTCGGGGCGTATTGCCTTCTATCAGTCCGGCAAGGACGAGACCCGCCTGCGCGAATTGCAGCTGATACGGGATCTCAAGATCGGGTTGGACCAAGGGCAGTTGCACATGAACTACCAGCCCAAGGTCAACCTGCAGACGGCAGAGGCGGTGCAGGTCGAGGCGCTGGTCCGCTGGATTCACCCGACGTTGGGCTTCATTTCGCCGGAAGAGTTCATCCTGCTGGCCGAACGTTCCGGACAGATTACCCAACTGACCCGCTATATCCTGCACCGCATCGGCCAGGATTCGCGTCTGTGGTTGGGTGATTACCCCGAGCTGGGGATTGCTATCAACCTTTCCGCCATTGACCTGGTGTATCCACGGCTGCTTGACGACATCCGCAGCGCGTTCGCGGACTGGCCGGGACGCATGGATCAACTGACGTTCGAAGTCACCGAAAGCGCCATCATGGAAGACCCGGAAAAAGCCCGGGCGACGCTGGACCGGTTGCGGGATCTGGGTGCCGGTCTTTCCGTTGACGACTTCGGCACTGGTTACTCGTCATTGGCCCAGCTACGCATGCTGCCGGTGCAGGAGTTGAAAATCGACAAGTCATTCGTGCTCAAGCTCGATAGCGAACCCAAGGACCAGCTGATCGTGCGCTCCACCATAGAAATGGCCCACGGACTCGGGCTGACCGTGGTCGCAGAAGGTATCGAGAACCAGGACAGCTGGAGCCTGCTCCAGGCCTGGGGCTGCGATAAGGCCCAGGGCTACTTTATGGCCCGCCCCCTGCCCGCGGAAAAGCTGGGCGAATGGGTCGAAGAATTCAAACTGAAGCGCGACGAGCTGCAAACGGCTCCCGCCTGA
- a CDS encoding DUF3034 family protein: MPNASIHRALLPIALTGLAIISSATIADEGPGSRIWATGGVTTIEGSAGGGLVPWAMLGGYASDREMGGTLALSRAEVDDYTLGVYGATFNWHNRVELSIARQTLDLDTLVFPLKDGFGLEEDELVQDIFGAKVRLYGDVLYGPYGQWSVGLQHKRSREYVVPEAIGSESDTGTDVYLAASKLFFAAILDRNLLVNATVRGTKANQGGLLGFGGDRHDRYEAMLESSVGLFINRSWLVGMEYRQKPDNLSFAQEDDWWDAYVAWVPDRHLAVTAAWVNLGDIAGLEDQRGFYLSLQGSF, translated from the coding sequence ATGCCCAACGCCTCTATTCACCGCGCCCTCCTGCCCATCGCCCTGACCGGTTTAGCCATAATCAGCAGTGCCACAATCGCTGACGAAGGGCCTGGCTCGCGCATCTGGGCGACCGGCGGGGTCACCACGATCGAAGGAAGCGCCGGCGGCGGTCTGGTGCCCTGGGCCATGCTCGGCGGCTACGCCAGCGATCGGGAAATGGGCGGGACCCTGGCGCTGTCACGGGCTGAAGTCGACGACTACACGCTGGGCGTCTACGGGGCAACATTCAATTGGCACAACCGGGTCGAATTATCGATAGCCCGCCAGACGCTGGACCTGGATACCCTGGTGTTCCCCCTCAAGGACGGCTTCGGCCTGGAAGAGGATGAGCTGGTTCAGGATATTTTTGGCGCCAAGGTTCGTCTCTATGGCGATGTACTCTACGGGCCCTATGGCCAGTGGTCGGTCGGACTCCAGCACAAACGCAGCCGCGAGTATGTCGTGCCCGAAGCCATCGGCTCCGAAAGCGACACGGGTACCGATGTCTACCTGGCCGCCAGCAAGCTGTTCTTTGCGGCAATCCTCGACCGCAATCTGCTGGTCAACGCCACGGTGCGCGGCACCAAGGCCAACCAGGGCGGTCTCCTCGGTTTCGGTGGCGACAGGCATGACCGCTACGAAGCGATGCTCGAAAGCAGCGTGGGACTATTCATCAACCGCAGCTGGCTGGTGGGCATGGAGTATCGCCAGAAACCAGACAATCTTTCCTTTGCACAAGAGGACGACTGGTGGGACGCCTATGTTGCGTGGGTGCCAGACCGACACCTCGCAGTCACCGCGGCCTGGGTCAACCTGGGCGACATTGCCGGCCTGGAGGACCAGCGCGGCTTCTATCTTTCTCTTCAGGGCAGCTTCTAG
- a CDS encoding group I truncated hemoglobin, producing the protein MLQMQILRWVKMTLLAGAFAAVTACSSLPYASSEASHDDLYNALGQQQGIALIVEDMLYGVAGDARINHHFKGVDIVKLHQLLTEQFCDLSGGPCNYSGRSMAESHQGMGVDETDFNALVGHLILAMEKHDVPVPAQNRLLARLVPMHSEIVGH; encoded by the coding sequence ATGTTACAGATGCAGATACTACGATGGGTAAAGATGACCTTGCTGGCAGGTGCTTTCGCCGCCGTCACCGCTTGCTCCTCTTTACCTTATGCCTCATCTGAGGCATCCCATGATGACCTCTACAATGCGCTGGGCCAGCAGCAAGGCATCGCCTTGATTGTTGAGGACATGCTCTACGGCGTAGCCGGTGACGCGCGTATCAACCATCACTTTAAAGGCGTGGACATCGTCAAACTGCACCAGCTGCTGACCGAGCAGTTCTGCGACCTCAGCGGCGGCCCCTGCAACTACAGCGGCCGGAGCATGGCCGAATCCCACCAGGGTATGGGCGTGGATGAGACCGACTTCAATGCGCTGGTAGGGCACCTCATCCTGGCGATGGAAAAGCATGATGTCCCCGTGCCAGCCCAGAACCGACTGCTGGCCAGGCTGGTACCCATGCATTCCGAGATCGTCGGGCACTAG
- a CDS encoding sodium:solute symporter family transporter, which translates to MTIGESLFFWGFLLVYGCVMYALSPRSRSSRSFYQGTSDAGTPVGQWSLIASIFISWIFAKSVTNAANLGEAYGVVGGLAYATYWLSIPIAGYIIYLIRSQTGARSLQEFLVSRFGRLAAASFAVAVLIRLYNEVWSNTAVVGGYFGNPGEFAYGASAVLFTAFTLAYSLKGGLRSSIFTDVIQAVVFVFFLGAILFLVLPAHGPAELLGTGTFELGSGVDLLLVAGLQLFSYPFHDPVLTDRGFINRERIMLKSFVVAGLLGFAAVFLFSLIGVHAQLEGIAATDNVPAALGKALGLAALFIISIIMMTSAGSTLDSTFTSLSKSIAVDLPRLLGRTGKALPSMRLGAVVMVIFAILGNLPLFAGADILAATTISGTMVMGLAPVFLFYRFTQWSPWSFHLSFWTGLLLGTLLAVGAIPASWAIGDGNYRMLLGVNAWGILICTAGFFLPLLLRLVSRRVARGSAAGEHGAEGV; encoded by the coding sequence ATGACGATCGGTGAATCGCTATTCTTCTGGGGCTTCCTGCTGGTCTACGGATGCGTGATGTACGCCCTCTCGCCCCGGAGCCGAAGCTCACGCTCTTTCTATCAGGGTACCAGCGACGCCGGGACGCCGGTCGGGCAGTGGTCCCTGATCGCCAGTATCTTCATCAGCTGGATTTTCGCCAAGTCTGTTACGAACGCAGCCAACCTCGGTGAGGCCTATGGCGTCGTCGGCGGCCTGGCCTACGCCACCTACTGGTTATCAATCCCCATCGCCGGCTACATCATCTACCTGATCCGCTCCCAGACCGGGGCGCGTAGTCTGCAGGAATTCCTGGTCTCAAGGTTTGGCCGACTGGCCGCGGCGAGCTTTGCCGTCGCCGTCCTGATACGCCTGTACAACGAGGTCTGGAGCAACACGGCGGTAGTGGGCGGCTACTTTGGCAATCCGGGTGAGTTCGCTTATGGCGCATCGGCCGTCCTGTTTACGGCATTCACCCTGGCATACAGCCTCAAGGGCGGCCTGCGCAGCTCGATCTTTACCGATGTCATCCAGGCGGTTGTGTTTGTGTTTTTCCTCGGCGCTATTCTGTTCCTGGTTCTGCCGGCCCATGGGCCGGCAGAACTACTCGGCACAGGCACTTTTGAACTGGGCAGTGGGGTGGATCTATTGCTGGTAGCCGGGTTGCAGCTATTCAGCTATCCGTTTCACGACCCTGTGCTGACGGATCGTGGCTTTATCAATCGCGAGCGGATCATGCTCAAGAGCTTCGTCGTTGCCGGGCTGCTAGGTTTTGCTGCGGTTTTTCTCTTCAGTCTGATAGGAGTCCACGCCCAGCTTGAGGGTATTGCAGCGACCGACAACGTGCCCGCGGCCTTGGGCAAGGCGCTGGGCCTGGCCGCGCTTTTTATCATCAGTATCATCATGATGACCTCGGCGGGATCGACCCTCGACTCCACGTTCACCTCGCTCTCGAAATCCATCGCAGTAGACCTGCCGCGCTTGCTGGGCCGTACGGGCAAGGCTCTGCCCAGCATGCGACTGGGCGCGGTGGTGATGGTGATTTTCGCTATCCTCGGCAATTTGCCCCTGTTTGCCGGCGCCGACATCCTCGCCGCCACTACCATCAGCGGCACCATGGTAATGGGCCTCGCGCCTGTCTTTCTGTTCTATCGGTTCACGCAGTGGTCACCCTGGAGCTTTCACTTGAGCTTCTGGACCGGCCTGTTGTTGGGGACTCTACTGGCTGTGGGCGCGATCCCCGCGAGTTGGGCTATTGGCGACGGCAACTACCGGATGTTGCTGGGGGTGAATGCCTGGGGAATTCTGATCTGTACGGCAGGGTTTTTCCTGCCGTTGCTTCTGCGGCTGGTCTCGCGGCGCGTTGCCAGAGGTTCAGCCGCGGGGGAGCATGGCGCTGAGGGAGTCTGA
- a CDS encoding radical SAM protein: protein MTLARSTIIDTVELSPGKSVRGSWTHTRAGEPRGYVDFQRLKELWVHTGTACNLACPFCLEGSRPGDDRLNAMKLEDLREHFAAAVDFGVEQFSFTGGEPFVIRDFVNILAHASELRPCFVLTNATDPLLRRTEQLLPLRDKPFPIRFRVSLDFPDEALHDKDRGAGSFAKALEGIRWLHDNGFDVSIARQMTPQEDADKEEAEFRKIFRTANIPEDLAFTAFPDFGTPGSEDQTPEITESCMAKYPTAESQAHFMCSYSRMLVKENGRVKVYACTLVDDDPDYGATGSLAESLDTRVMLRHHRCFSCYRFGASCSAP from the coding sequence ATGACGTTGGCCCGTTCGACCATTATAGACACCGTTGAGTTATCCCCAGGGAAATCCGTCAGGGGCAGTTGGACACACACCCGGGCGGGAGAACCGCGGGGCTATGTGGATTTCCAGCGGCTCAAGGAGTTATGGGTGCACACGGGTACGGCCTGTAATCTGGCCTGCCCTTTTTGTCTGGAGGGCTCCAGGCCGGGCGATGACCGTCTCAACGCCATGAAGCTGGAGGACCTGCGGGAGCATTTTGCCGCGGCGGTGGACTTTGGGGTGGAGCAGTTTTCCTTCACGGGCGGTGAGCCCTTTGTTATCCGGGATTTCGTCAACATTCTGGCCCACGCGAGCGAGCTTAGACCCTGTTTTGTGCTGACCAACGCCACGGACCCGCTGTTGCGTCGGACTGAGCAATTGCTGCCGTTGCGGGACAAACCGTTTCCGATCCGCTTCAGGGTCAGCCTCGATTTTCCTGACGAGGCTCTGCACGACAAGGACCGGGGCGCCGGCAGTTTCGCCAAAGCCCTGGAAGGGATCCGCTGGCTCCACGATAACGGCTTCGACGTGTCGATCGCCCGCCAGATGACTCCGCAAGAAGACGCCGACAAAGAAGAGGCCGAGTTCCGCAAGATCTTCCGCACGGCGAACATTCCCGAAGACCTGGCGTTTACCGCTTTTCCCGACTTCGGCACGCCTGGGTCCGAGGACCAGACTCCTGAGATCACCGAATCCTGTATGGCCAAGTACCCGACGGCCGAGAGCCAGGCCCACTTCATGTGCAGCTATAGCCGCATGCTGGTCAAGGAAAATGGCCGGGTGAAGGTCTACGCCTGCACTCTGGTGGACGATGATCCGGACTACGGTGCCACAGGCAGCCTCGCGGAAAGCCTCGATACCCGTGTCATGCTCCGCCATCACCGTTGCTTCAGCTGCTACCGCTTCGGCGCAAGCTGCAGCGCTCCCTGA